A stretch of DNA from Dehalococcoidales bacterium:
TTATCCAACCGGGATTTGGTAGTCTTTTTTAGAGCTATAGTGCTTCTAGAGTTATCCATTAATGCTTAAACCTTTTAAATGTATAATCAGTTGCAATAGAAATAGTTTATGTCTATTAACAATATCAATTAAGGAAGTGTAGCATGTGATAATTAGAAAACTGGTTAGAATAGATAGGGGATTGTTAGAATTAGCTAATAATCAGACCGAAAAATATCAGGCTTTACTAATAAGTATAGAAACGTTGTTTTTTGAATTTCTTCAGAGGATGTAATGACGCACCCGATTAGCTAGCGCCAGTGAATTCTCAGGACGTGTAATTTATAAAAAAATCAGATATCTTTGGGGATAAGGTATCCCAGCCTGGGTTTGTTGAGTATGATTTGAGGATTCCCAGGATCTTTTTCAATTTTTTCCCTTAATTGTCTAATAAATACTCGAATTGCATTTTTATAACCAGGGTAGTCGCTAGGCCAAATTGTCCTGGCGATGCTCGCGTATGTGACTGTTTTTCCTTGGTTTATTGCCAGATGATGCAAAATAAGCATTTCTATTCTGGACAAGTTTATGGTAATCTTCCCATATTTGACTATCTGTTCAGAAAAACTGAATAAAAAAGGTCCACATTTTTCACCTTCCAAACTGGTTGAAGACTTTCGTTTGGCCAGAGATTTTAGCCTGGCAACTAATTCCATTTGCCTGAATGGTTTATTCAGATATTCATCTGCGCCGTATTCAAAAGCCCTGACTACTGAAGTTTCTTCCTCACGCACTGTTAGCACAACAACCGGAATGTTAGAAAAAAGACGAATAGATTTGAGCACTTCAAAGCCATTTATATCTGGAAGTCCAAGGTCAAGAATAACCAAATCTGGAGATTGCGATTCGACAAGTTCGATACCTTCTTCGCCCAGTCCTGTCCAGATTAACTCGGCTTCCGGCCATCCTACATGTAAGGTCAACTCAATATTTTCAACAATTATGCTATCATCTTCTATTATTAATATCTTCATTGCAATTGCACTTCTTTTATTCGGTTTTCAAAATTAAATATCGGCAGGGCTTGTTAATAGCGGGAGGGAAAATCCTACAGTGGTACCTTGTCCTTCAGCACTGAGTATCCAAATATTGCCCTTGTGCAACTCAACAAACATTTTGCATAAGGCCAAACCTATACCCAAGCCACTCAAGTTTTCGATGTTGTGTGTTTGAAAATTTGGTTCAAATAGTTCTTGTCGAAAATCTTTGCTCATCCCTTTGCCGTGATCGACTATTTCGATAACAAGCTTGTTATCGTTAGTTTTAACTAAGATGGTAACTGTACCATTCCGTTTTGTAAAACGCAGCGCGTTATCCAGGACGTTGGAAATAACTTGGTGTATTTTTTGTATATCCAAATAGAGCGATGGGATGGGGTTTAAAACATTCAACGTAATTGTTTGTTTCTTTTTGGAGATTTGCGGTTGATAATAATTAATGATATCTTTGATAATTGTGACAGGATTAACTAATTGGTATTTTAATGAGAGCAATCCCAACTCACCTCTGGCCATATCCATCATTTCATCAATTCTGATTTCTAAATTCTTGGCGCCATTAAAGATGTTTCTAGCGAATTGTTGTGAAGGTTCATCTTTTTTTAAATGATCCACGAGGAATTCGCTGGCTGACATCAAAGGAGTAAGTGGTGTCTTGAGTTCGTGGACCAAAGCATGTGTAAATTGTATACGCTTTTCAATTTCCTGCTTTAGATATTGTTGTGATAGCTCAAGCGCTTTTGTTCGTTCCTGAACCAACTCTTCAAGATGGTTTTTATGATTAAAGAGTTCTCTTTGTGCTCTAATTGTCTCTGTAATATCTTGTAATATGCTATACACTTTCGATAATGTAGCTTCGCAACCGGGAACGACTGCCATTATGACCCGTCTATATTTACATTCGCCTTTCTTCGTATAATATTCCGAATTATATTCGAAACGCGTACGACCTTCAGCCAACATGGCGAATCTGTATATTTCTCCTTCAAAAAAGTTTAGAGGCTCATTGTTCCTTAATAATGCATCAAAATCAGGGCGAGTGTTTTTTGATAAACTCTTATCATTCCATTTTTTTATAATAGTTTCCAGTATGTTTTGTGCGTTATCCTCGTCGTATAACTCTAAACAAGCTTTATTAACCGCAATAACTCTCATCTGTTCAAATGAATAACAAACATCATTCGGTTTATTTGTAAAATGACTTAGATAGTCTGTCACTCCCTGCGTTTTTAATAAGTCAAAGTAAGCTTTTACATTTGAATAATCGATTTCCCAGATAGCTATCGGGGCATTATTAAACAACCCAAAATATTTATCACGCTCTAGCTTTAGATCTATCTCGGATCTTTTTCGTTCGATAATACACCTTATATTCACAAGGGCTGATGCTTGATAAAAATATTTAATAGGCACAATCGTTATTTCAACAGGGATTTTCTTTCCTTGTTTTGAGACAAATTCTCCTTCAAATAATCTCGGAAAAGTGCATCCTTTCATAACGTCTCTATATCTTCTTTTCGCATCGTCAATATGCTCCGGGCTTATGAGATCAAAGGCAGACATTTCAAATAGTTCTTGTTGAGAATAACCGCTTATTTCAATCCAGAGATCATTTACGAATACATATTTTCCTTCTGTACCGCCGATATTTTGGAGTATTACTGTAGCTACGCCTGTTTGGTTTCCTAAGTTGATTATTGTTTGATATAAATTCGTAGATTCCTCTAGCCGACTTTCGATATTCTTCCGCGCAGAAATATCTCTTATATAAACTACATTAACAGGATTACCTTTGTAATGAGTAACTGCACTCGTTAATTCAATTGGTATTTTAGTGCCATTTTTGCGAGTGATAGAAACCTCATACAAACCTGGCAATGACTCGCCTCTCATTTTTCTTCGGTGTCTTTCGAGGGCAGCTTTTCTTTCGTCGCCATCAATTAATTCAAAAAAACTTTTAATGGCCAGTTCTTTTTCTGTGTAGCCAGTTATTCGGAGACATTGAGGGCTGGTAAACACTATAGCCCCTTCTTTGTTATCTATATCCTCAAGCATCATGATGCCTTCGCCGACTTCCCCGCTGAGCTCTACTATTGCCTTGTAGTGATCCTCTGCTTCTTCTATCTTCTCTTCCAGTACTTTCTTGTCTGTTATATCCCGAAATGATTCCATAATCCCTACAAGATTATTGCCGGCATCGTACATGGGGAAAGCAGATACCATACAGGGGATAATTACCCCTTTTTTACTCGTTCTTTCAATTTCTGCTTGAACGGATTTTTCACCCGCTAGTATTTTGACTAAA
This window harbors:
- a CDS encoding response regulator transcription factor — protein: MKILIIEDDSIIVENIELTLHVGWPEAELIWTGLGEEGIELVESQSPDLVILDLGLPDINGFEVLKSIRLFSNIPVVVLTVREEETSVVRAFEYGADEYLNKPFRQMELVARLKSLAKRKSSTSLEGEKCGPFLFSFSEQIVKYGKITINLSRIEMLILHHLAINQGKTVTYASIARTIWPSDYPGYKNAIRVFIRQLREKIEKDPGNPQIILNKPRLGYLIPKDI
- a CDS encoding PAS domain S-box protein, with product MISRHLKNSEQITPFKTCSGNGNNLDGFNRIVDYLPQGIRIISTDYTVKYINPSFSKLSGVKLKEAIGRKCYEVFPSPFCNSPQCRLVKILAGEKSVQAEIERTSKKGVIIPCMVSAFPMYDAGNNLVGIMESFRDITDKKVLEEKIEEAEDHYKAIVELSGEVGEGIMMLEDIDNKEGAIVFTSPQCLRITGYTEKELAIKSFFELIDGDERKAALERHRRKMRGESLPGLYEVSITRKNGTKIPIELTSAVTHYKGNPVNVVYIRDISARKNIESRLEESTNLYQTIINLGNQTGVATVILQNIGGTEGKYVFVNDLWIEISGYSQQELFEMSAFDLISPEHIDDAKRRYRDVMKGCTFPRLFEGEFVSKQGKKIPVEITIVPIKYFYQASALVNIRCIIERKRSEIDLKLERDKYFGLFNNAPIAIWEIDYSNVKAYFDLLKTQGVTDYLSHFTNKPNDVCYSFEQMRVIAVNKACLELYDEDNAQNILETIIKKWNDKSLSKNTRPDFDALLRNNEPLNFFEGEIYRFAMLAEGRTRFEYNSEYYTKKGECKYRRVIMAVVPGCEATLSKVYSILQDITETIRAQRELFNHKNHLEELVQERTKALELSQQYLKQEIEKRIQFTHALVHELKTPLTPLMSASEFLVDHLKKDEPSQQFARNIFNGAKNLEIRIDEMMDMARGELGLLSLKYQLVNPVTIIKDIINYYQPQISKKKQTITLNVLNPIPSLYLDIQKIHQVISNVLDNALRFTKRNGTVTILVKTNDNKLVIEIVDHGKGMSKDFRQELFEPNFQTHNIENLSGLGIGLALCKMFVELHKGNIWILSAEGQGTTVGFSLPLLTSPADI